The Burkholderia cepacia ATCC 25416 genome includes a window with the following:
- a CDS encoding alpha/beta fold hydrolase, producing the protein MNMRIEPSVLANPDLQFATLSSGISLPYVERGSGAPMVFVHGSLCDYRYWDPQLASLSAHYRCIAPSLSHYWPAVEAGIQDEFSWQNHVDELAEFIDALDLGPVHLVGHSRGGSVAFNVARQHPQLVESLTLADPGGPLQQPGVREAALPAAAIALRTKAVSLIGQGDVEAGLEMFVDSVSLPGAWKKSTSRFRTMAIDNASTLPKQLRDPLPAYSQHTAGDIACRTLLIDGQRSPKMFRNNVDTLTQWIGNAQRQTVAGASHGMNAASPAVFNRYVHEFVAA; encoded by the coding sequence ATGAACATGCGAATCGAGCCGTCCGTGCTCGCGAACCCCGACCTGCAATTTGCGACGCTTTCGTCAGGCATCAGCCTGCCGTATGTCGAGCGGGGCAGCGGCGCGCCGATGGTGTTCGTGCACGGCTCGCTGTGCGACTACCGCTACTGGGATCCGCAGCTCGCGTCGCTGTCGGCCCACTACCGCTGCATCGCGCCGAGCCTCAGCCATTACTGGCCGGCCGTCGAAGCGGGCATCCAGGACGAGTTCAGCTGGCAGAACCACGTCGACGAGCTCGCCGAGTTCATCGACGCGCTCGATCTCGGCCCCGTGCATCTGGTCGGCCACTCGCGCGGCGGCAGCGTCGCGTTCAACGTCGCGCGCCAGCATCCGCAACTCGTCGAATCGCTGACGCTCGCCGATCCGGGCGGCCCACTGCAACAGCCGGGCGTGCGCGAAGCCGCGCTGCCGGCCGCCGCGATCGCGCTGCGCACGAAGGCCGTAAGCCTGATCGGGCAAGGCGACGTCGAAGCGGGCCTCGAGATGTTCGTCGATTCCGTGAGCCTGCCCGGCGCGTGGAAGAAAAGCACGTCGCGTTTCCGCACGATGGCGATCGACAACGCAAGCACGCTGCCGAAGCAGTTGCGCGACCCGCTGCCCGCGTACTCGCAGCACACGGCCGGCGACATCGCGTGCCGCACGCTGCTGATCGACGGCCAGCGCAGCCCGAAGATGTTCCGCAACAACGTCGATACGCTGACGCAGTGGATCGGCAATGCGCAACGGCAGACCGTCGCCGGCGCATCGCACGGGATGAACGCGGCAAGCCCCGCCGTGTTCAACCGTTACGTGCACGAGTTCGTCGCCGCGTAA
- a CDS encoding PACE efflux transporter gives MQGWKRRIVYVVMFEVLGILVASSVLGMLSGASAATSGLLGVMISTTGVTVNFLYNLGFEAWERRRTETTRTVGRRVVHAIGFQVALVTFLIPLIAWWLDVSLWQAFLYDAVLIVFFPIFTFTYNWAFDSVFGLPDAVTRKAASAA, from the coding sequence ATGCAAGGATGGAAGAGACGCATAGTCTACGTCGTGATGTTCGAGGTGCTCGGCATCCTCGTCGCGTCGTCGGTGCTCGGCATGCTGAGCGGCGCGAGCGCGGCGACGAGCGGCCTGCTCGGCGTGATGATCTCGACGACGGGCGTCACCGTCAATTTTCTGTACAACCTTGGGTTCGAGGCGTGGGAGCGGCGGCGCACCGAAACGACGCGCACCGTCGGGCGACGTGTCGTGCATGCGATCGGGTTTCAGGTCGCGCTCGTGACGTTCCTGATTCCGTTGATCGCGTGGTGGCTCGACGTGTCGTTATGGCAGGCGTTCCTGTACGACGCGGTGCTGATCGTGTTTTTCCCGATCTTCACGTTCACGTACAACTGGGCGTTCGACAGCGTGTTCGGGTTGCCGGATGCGGTGACGCGCAAGGCGGCATCGGCTGCGTGA
- a CDS encoding LysR family transcriptional regulator, with translation MLTSDHIDMLLTVIDEGSFSAAARALGRTPSAISMAIANLEAELDLVLFDRGTREPTPTAAMAALLPDARAIAERLHALRAHAQHLSEGVEDTLRLGLAAEIDGAPIARALAAVAAKYPALAVSVVTAPQDAIVDALHRGAVDLCVAYGGLDLHPQEQIHALWTETLIAVAAPGHPAIAEAAHPEAIERLSGFRQIVIADPERPLTDVRPLIGNRTWKVTDMATAIALVKAGHGWANLPESIIDRYVADGELAPLVFANIRNGLPLPVYWRRPKHTGLGKAAGELLRALRAEDSPH, from the coding sequence ATGCTGACCAGCGATCACATCGACATGCTGCTGACCGTCATCGACGAAGGCTCGTTCTCGGCCGCCGCGCGTGCGCTCGGCCGCACGCCGTCGGCGATCAGCATGGCGATCGCGAACCTCGAGGCCGAACTCGACCTCGTGCTGTTCGACCGCGGCACGCGCGAGCCGACGCCGACCGCCGCAATGGCCGCGCTGCTGCCCGACGCGCGCGCGATCGCCGAACGGCTGCATGCGCTGCGTGCGCATGCGCAGCACTTGTCGGAGGGTGTCGAGGACACGCTGCGACTCGGGCTCGCGGCCGAAATCGATGGTGCGCCGATTGCGCGCGCGCTGGCCGCCGTCGCCGCGAAATATCCGGCGCTCGCGGTCAGCGTCGTCACCGCACCGCAGGATGCGATCGTCGACGCGCTGCATCGCGGGGCCGTCGATCTTTGCGTCGCGTACGGCGGGCTCGATCTTCATCCGCAGGAACAGATTCACGCGCTGTGGACCGAGACGCTGATCGCGGTCGCCGCGCCCGGCCATCCGGCGATTGCCGAAGCCGCGCATCCGGAGGCGATCGAGCGCTTGTCGGGGTTTCGGCAGATCGTGATCGCCGATCCGGAGCGGCCGCTCACCGACGTGCGGCCGCTTATCGGCAACCGCACGTGGAAAGTGACCGACATGGCGACCGCGATCGCGCTCGTGAAGGCCGGTCATGGCTGGGCGAACTTGCCGGAATCGATCATCGACCGGTATGTGGCGGACGGCGAACTCGCACCGCTCGTGTTCGCGAACATTCGCAACGGGCTGCCGCTGCCTGTGTATTGGCGGCGGCCGAAACATACGGGGCTCGGCAAGGCCGCCGGGGAACTCTTGCGGGCACTGCGGGCTGAAGACAGTCCGCATTGA
- a CDS encoding LysR family transcriptional regulator produces MDKVHTMSVFAKVVEMGSFTAVANHLDTTVGNISRAVSVLEDNLNTRLLQRSTRRLVVTDAGRRFYERSVAILSDIERAEAEARDALLEPRGVLRVHAVPGLGRQLVSQAVLAYRNAYPEVSVDLMLSQRMPNLLEEQLDVAIVIARTLPDSAYVSQKIGVSHCVLAASPEYLAHRPAPACVEELVDHTCVLLSTVDYAPDEWRLQGRAGEAVYRPAGSHFSVNDMDAMSTVLREGAGIGLIAAFSAIDDLRKGSLVRVLPEFHTAQRNVYAVYSSRQFVDAKIKRFIDVLKLRVGDRLEAYAEELAITVV; encoded by the coding sequence ATGGACAAGGTTCACACCATGTCGGTGTTTGCGAAGGTGGTCGAGATGGGCAGTTTCACGGCTGTCGCAAACCACCTCGATACGACGGTCGGCAACATTTCCCGAGCGGTCTCGGTACTCGAGGACAATCTCAACACGCGGTTGCTGCAGCGCTCGACGCGACGGCTCGTCGTCACCGATGCGGGGCGACGTTTTTACGAGCGCAGCGTTGCGATCCTCTCGGACATCGAACGGGCAGAAGCGGAAGCGCGCGATGCGCTGCTGGAGCCGCGCGGCGTGTTGCGCGTGCATGCGGTGCCGGGATTAGGCCGTCAACTCGTTTCGCAAGCCGTGCTTGCCTATCGGAACGCATACCCGGAGGTATCGGTCGATCTCATGCTGTCGCAGCGGATGCCGAACCTGCTCGAAGAGCAACTCGACGTGGCGATCGTGATTGCGCGCACGCTGCCGGACTCGGCGTATGTGAGCCAGAAGATCGGCGTCAGCCATTGCGTTCTGGCGGCGTCGCCCGAGTATCTGGCGCATCGTCCGGCTCCCGCGTGCGTGGAAGAGCTCGTCGACCACACATGTGTGCTCCTGAGCACGGTCGATTACGCGCCCGACGAATGGCGTCTGCAAGGCAGGGCCGGCGAGGCGGTGTATCGTCCGGCGGGATCGCACTTCAGCGTCAACGACATGGATGCGATGTCCACGGTACTGCGCGAGGGCGCGGGGATCGGGCTGATCGCCGCCTTCTCGGCAATCGACGATTTGCGTAAAGGATCGCTCGTTCGCGTGCTGCCTGAATTCCACACCGCCCAGCGCAACGTCTATGCGGTGTATTCGTCCCGTCAGTTCGTCGACGCGAAGATCAAACGGTTCATCGATGTCCTTAAGTTGCGGGTAGGCGACCGGTTGGAGGCGTATGCGGAGGAGCTCGCCATCACGGTCGTATGA
- a CDS encoding NAD-dependent succinate-semialdehyde dehydrogenase, whose product MDISYDALHLFINGEWIGASERETAPVINPATQIEIGRVPLATAADLDRALQATAPAFDVWRNTVPAERARILKRAAELMRERAEHIATVMTLEEGKPLAESRDEVLRAADYFEWFAEEARRIDGRVVPSNRPGVQQLVKKQAIGPVAAFTPWNFPAITPARKLSAALAAGCSVIIKPGEESPATALALARALDDAGLPKGVLQVVFGVPDQVSKHLIASPVIRKVTFTGSVPIGRLLSARAAEGVKPITLELGGHGPVLVFNDADVEKAAVDGAANRFRGTGQVCISSTRFLIQREVYDAFVGHFVRATQALKVGNGMDAGTQVGPLANPRQLAKMEELIADAVERGAMVLAGGKRIEGEGYFFEPTVLADVPKDARVMHEEPFGPIAVLMRFDALADGLAEANRLPYGLSAYAFTRSARTAIDVADGLEAGMIGINQYRIVSTELPFGGMKESGHGSEGGTEGIEYYLTHKFISQA is encoded by the coding sequence ATGGACATCAGTTACGACGCGCTTCATCTTTTCATCAACGGCGAATGGATCGGTGCGAGCGAACGCGAAACGGCGCCGGTGATCAACCCCGCCACGCAAATCGAGATCGGGCGCGTCCCGCTGGCGACGGCAGCCGATCTGGATCGCGCCCTGCAGGCCACCGCACCGGCTTTTGACGTCTGGCGCAACACCGTGCCTGCCGAACGCGCGCGCATTCTGAAGCGTGCGGCGGAACTGATGCGCGAGCGCGCCGAGCACATCGCGACCGTCATGACGCTCGAGGAAGGCAAACCACTGGCAGAAAGCCGCGACGAAGTCCTGCGTGCCGCCGACTATTTCGAATGGTTCGCCGAAGAGGCTCGACGTATCGACGGCCGCGTGGTGCCATCCAACCGCCCGGGCGTGCAACAGCTCGTGAAAAAACAGGCGATCGGGCCCGTCGCCGCATTCACGCCATGGAATTTTCCCGCGATCACCCCGGCGCGCAAGCTCTCCGCCGCACTCGCCGCCGGATGCAGCGTCATCATCAAACCCGGCGAGGAAAGCCCCGCAACGGCGCTCGCGCTGGCACGTGCACTGGACGACGCCGGTTTGCCGAAGGGCGTGCTTCAAGTCGTATTCGGCGTGCCCGACCAGGTGTCGAAGCATCTGATCGCTTCCCCGGTCATCCGGAAGGTGACGTTCACGGGCTCGGTACCGATCGGCCGCCTGCTGTCGGCGCGTGCCGCCGAAGGCGTCAAACCCATCACGCTGGAGCTGGGCGGACACGGGCCCGTCCTCGTATTCAACGACGCGGATGTCGAGAAGGCCGCGGTCGACGGTGCGGCGAACCGCTTTCGCGGTACAGGCCAGGTCTGCATCTCGTCGACGCGCTTCCTGATCCAGCGCGAAGTCTACGACGCGTTCGTCGGGCACTTCGTGCGCGCCACCCAGGCCCTCAAGGTCGGGAATGGCATGGATGCCGGCACGCAGGTCGGGCCGCTGGCCAATCCGCGCCAGCTTGCCAAGATGGAAGAACTCATCGCCGATGCGGTGGAACGTGGCGCAATGGTCCTCGCCGGCGGAAAGCGCATCGAGGGCGAAGGATATTTCTTCGAACCCACGGTCCTCGCCGACGTACCGAAGGACGCGCGCGTGATGCATGAAGAACCGTTCGGCCCGATCGCGGTGCTGATGCGCTTCGATGCCCTCGCCGACGGGCTCGCCGAAGCGAACCGGTTGCCGTACGGGCTCTCCGCCTATGCGTTCACGCGCAGCGCGCGCACGGCCATTGATGTCGCGGACGGTCTGGAAGCCGGGATGATCGGCATCAACCAGTACCGCATCGTGTCGACCGAACTGCCGTTCGGCGGCATGAAGGAAAGCGGCCACGGCTCGGAAGGCGGCACCGAGGGCATCGAGTACTACCTCACGCACAAGTTCATCAGCCAGGCTTGA
- a CDS encoding carboxymuconolactone decarboxylase family protein → MSHTHFDSPREAARAFTPTLSAFVDDTLYPRIWSDPSLAPRDRSLVTVAALIAGGHLDELPAHLRRALTNGVTREELSAAITHLAFYAGFPAAISASAVAQATLGAQPRPDDLAGHSAPAQEGVK, encoded by the coding sequence ATGTCTCATACGCATTTCGACAGTCCGCGCGAGGCCGCGCGGGCCTTCACGCCGACGCTCTCGGCATTCGTCGACGACACGCTCTATCCGCGCATCTGGAGCGATCCGTCGCTCGCGCCGCGCGACCGCAGCCTCGTGACCGTCGCCGCCCTGATCGCGGGGGGCCATCTCGACGAGTTGCCGGCGCACCTGCGGCGCGCGTTGACGAACGGCGTCACCCGCGAAGAGCTCTCCGCGGCAATCACTCACCTCGCGTTCTACGCCGGGTTTCCCGCAGCGATTTCCGCTTCGGCCGTGGCGCAGGCAACGCTGGGCGCACAACCTCGGCCCGACGATCTCGCCGGTCATTCAGCTCCCGCACAGGAAGGTGTGAAATGA
- a CDS encoding NAD(P)H-quinone oxidoreductase, with protein sequence MKAITFKEFGEAEVLQLAEVPAPEVRPDDLLVRVHAAGVNRADLTHRRGGYGRPNFGDSTLMGLEIAGEVIETGSAVQGYEVGDRVMGVVGGGAYAELARIDWRMAMPIPATIDYVHAAAIPEVFVTAHEALLHLGRLQRGDSVLIHAAAGGVGSAAVQLAYATGATIFATAEASKLERIVQLGVDHAIDYKAQDFSEVVASRTGKRGVDVVIDFVGAPYFSRNVASLANGGRLVQVGILGGGGDVSVALDQILYRHLQIIGTVMKSRDPREKHAMVRRFREHWLDRFAGGAGLEPVVDSVFPLADAAAAHRRMESAANVGKIILTMSENA encoded by the coding sequence ATGAAAGCCATCACATTCAAGGAATTCGGCGAGGCCGAGGTTCTCCAATTGGCCGAAGTCCCGGCACCCGAGGTTCGCCCCGACGATCTACTGGTACGCGTTCATGCCGCGGGCGTGAATCGCGCGGATCTGACGCATCGGCGAGGCGGATACGGCCGGCCCAATTTCGGCGACTCCACCCTCATGGGGCTCGAAATCGCCGGCGAGGTGATCGAGACGGGCAGCGCCGTGCAGGGCTACGAGGTGGGTGATCGTGTAATGGGCGTCGTGGGCGGCGGGGCCTATGCGGAACTGGCGCGCATCGACTGGAGAATGGCGATGCCCATTCCGGCAACGATCGACTACGTGCACGCGGCTGCCATACCGGAAGTTTTCGTCACTGCGCACGAAGCGTTGTTGCATCTGGGCCGCTTGCAACGCGGCGATTCGGTGCTGATTCACGCAGCGGCGGGCGGGGTGGGTTCCGCGGCGGTCCAGCTCGCCTACGCAACCGGCGCGACGATATTCGCGACCGCCGAAGCGTCGAAACTGGAACGGATCGTTCAACTCGGCGTGGACCATGCGATCGACTACAAGGCGCAGGATTTTTCGGAAGTCGTCGCAAGCAGGACAGGCAAACGCGGTGTCGACGTCGTCATCGACTTCGTGGGCGCGCCGTATTTTTCGCGGAATGTCGCGTCATTGGCAAACGGCGGCCGGCTGGTGCAGGTCGGCATACTCGGCGGCGGCGGTGACGTGAGCGTTGCGCTCGATCAGATCCTGTACCGTCATCTGCAAATCATCGGCACGGTGATGAAGTCGCGCGACCCGCGCGAGAAACACGCGATGGTTCGGCGATTTCGCGAACATTGGCTGGACCGCTTTGCGGGAGGCGCGGGTCTCGAACCGGTCGTCGACAGCGTGTTTCCTCTCGCCGATGCCGCGGCGGCTCATCGACGGATGGAGTCGGCCGCGAACGTAGGCAAGATCATCCTGACGATGAGCGAAAACGCGTGA
- the opcM gene encoding multidrug efflux transporter outer membrane subunit OpcM, which translates to MDNMHNTNGLMRFAKVAAASTLLATLLAACAVGPDYKRPDAAVPAAFKEAPALAAGEQAGTWKTAEPADGEHRGEWWKVFGDPVLDSLETQALAANQNLKAAAARVEEARAATRSARSQWFPQIGAGFGPTREGLSSASQFQPQGTGPTNATLWRAQGTVSYEADLFGRVGRNVEASRADQAQSEALFRSVQLALQADVAQNYFELRQLDSDQDLYRRTVELREQALQLVQRRFNEGDISELDVSRAKNELASAQADAVGVARRRAASEHALAILLGKAPADFAFKETPIVPVAVKVPPGLPSALLERRPDVSAAERAMAAANARIGLAKSAYFPKLDITGAFGYEASTLGNLFLWSSRTFLLGPFAGTALTLPLFDGGRRAAGVQQARAQYDEQVANYRQQVLVAFREVEDNLADLRLLDDQIRAQDAAVNASRRAATLSRTQYQEGEVAYLDVIDSERSVLQSQLQANQLTGAQAVSTVNLIRALGGGWGPAPTAVGDAASVKAEVAAR; encoded by the coding sequence ATGGACAACATGCACAACACGAACGGCCTGATGCGCTTCGCGAAGGTGGCGGCCGCGAGCACCCTGCTCGCGACGCTGCTCGCCGCGTGCGCGGTGGGCCCCGACTACAAGCGCCCGGATGCGGCGGTGCCCGCCGCGTTCAAGGAAGCGCCGGCGCTCGCCGCCGGCGAGCAGGCCGGCACCTGGAAGACGGCCGAGCCGGCGGACGGCGAACATCGCGGCGAATGGTGGAAGGTGTTCGGCGATCCGGTGCTCGACTCGCTCGAGACCCAGGCGCTCGCCGCGAACCAGAACCTGAAAGCCGCGGCGGCGCGGGTCGAGGAAGCGCGCGCGGCGACGCGTTCGGCGCGCTCGCAATGGTTCCCGCAGATCGGCGCCGGGTTCGGGCCGACGCGCGAAGGGCTGTCGTCGGCGTCGCAGTTCCAGCCGCAGGGCACGGGCCCGACCAACGCGACGCTGTGGCGCGCGCAGGGGACGGTGTCCTACGAAGCCGACCTGTTCGGCCGTGTCGGCCGCAACGTCGAGGCGTCGCGTGCCGACCAGGCGCAGAGCGAAGCGCTGTTCCGTTCGGTGCAGCTCGCGCTGCAGGCGGACGTCGCGCAGAACTATTTCGAACTGCGCCAGCTTGACTCCGACCAGGACCTGTACCGCCGCACGGTGGAGTTGCGCGAGCAGGCACTGCAGCTCGTGCAGCGCCGCTTCAACGAAGGCGACATCAGCGAGCTCGACGTGTCGCGCGCGAAGAACGAGCTGGCCAGCGCGCAGGCCGATGCGGTCGGCGTCGCGCGCCGGCGCGCGGCATCCGAGCATGCGCTCGCGATCCTGCTCGGCAAGGCGCCCGCGGATTTCGCGTTCAAGGAAACGCCGATCGTGCCGGTCGCGGTGAAGGTGCCGCCGGGCCTGCCGTCCGCGCTGCTCGAACGCCGTCCGGACGTGTCGGCGGCCGAGCGCGCGATGGCGGCCGCGAACGCGCGGATCGGCCTCGCGAAGTCGGCGTATTTCCCGAAGCTCGACATCACGGGGGCGTTCGGCTATGAGGCGTCGACGCTCGGCAACTTGTTCCTGTGGTCGAGCCGCACGTTCCTGCTCGGGCCGTTCGCGGGCACCGCGCTGACGCTGCCGCTGTTCGACGGCGGACGCCGTGCGGCAGGCGTGCAGCAGGCGCGCGCGCAGTACGACGAGCAGGTCGCGAACTACCGGCAGCAGGTGCTCGTCGCGTTCCGCGAGGTCGAGGACAATCTCGCCGACCTGCGCCTGCTCGACGACCAGATCCGCGCGCAGGATGCGGCCGTCAATGCGTCGCGGCGCGCGGCGACGTTGTCGCGCACGCAGTATCAGGAAGGTGAAGTCGCCTATCTCGACGTCATCGACAGCGAGCGCTCGGTGCTGCAGTCGCAACTGCAGGCGAACCAGCTCACCGGGGCGCAGGCCGTGTCGACCGTCAACCTGATCCGCGCGCTCGGCGGCGGATGGGGGCCCGCGCCGACGGCGGTCGGCGATGCGGCGTCCGTCAAGGCGGAAGTCGCCGCGCGTTGA
- the ceoB gene encoding multidrug efflux RND transporter permease subunit CeoB: MNISKFFIDRPIFAGVLSVIILLGGVIAMFLLPISEYPEVVPPSVIVKAQYPGANPKVIAETVASPLEEQINGVEDMLYMQSQANSDGNMTITVTFKLGTDPDKATQLVQNRVNQALPRLPEDVQRLGITTVKSSPTLTMVVHLISPDNRYDMTYLRNYALINVKDRLSRIQGVGQVQLWGSGDYAMRVWLDPQKVAQRGLSAEDVVQAIREQNVQVAAGVIGASPSLPGTPLQLSVNARGRLQTEDEFGDIVVKTTPDGGVTHLRDIARIELDASEYGLRSLLDNKPAVAMAINQSPGANSLQISDEVRKTMAELKQDMPAGVDYKIVYDPTQFVRSSIKAVVHTLLEAIALVVIVVIVFLQTWRASLIPLIAVPVSIIGTFSLLLAFGYSINALSLFGMVLAIGIVVDDAIVVVENVERNIESGMNARQATYKAMQEVSGPIIAIALTLVAVFVPLAFMSGLTGQFYKQFAMTIAISTVISAFNSLTLSPALSAILLKGHGDKEDWLTRVMNRVLGGFFRGFNKVFHRGAENYGRGVRGVLSRKTLMLGVYLVLVGATVLVSKVVPGGFVPAQDKEYLIAFAQLPNGASLDRTEKVIRDMGSIALKQPGVESAVAFPGLSVNGFTNSSSAGIVFVTLKPFSERHGKALSAGAIAGALNQQYSAMKDSFVAVFPPPPVLGLGTLGGFKMQIEDRGAVGYARLADATNDFIKRAQQAPELGPLFTSYQINVPQLNVDLDRVKAKQLGVPVTDVFNTMQVYLGSLYVNDFNRFGRVYQVRVQADAPFRQRADDILQLKTRNDKGEMVPLSSLVTVTPTFGPEMVVRYNGYTAADINGGPAPGFSSGQAQAAIERIAHETLPRGVRFEWTDLTYQQILAGDSAMYVFPISVLLVFLVLAALYESLTLPLAVILIVPMSILSALTGVWLTQGDNNIFTQIGLMVLVGLSAKNAILIVEFARELEHDGRTPLEAAIEASRLRLRPILMTSIAFIMGVVPLVTSTGAGSEMRHAMGVAVFFGMLGVTLFGLMLTPVFYVVLRTLAGGKIHVAGKDSSGYGVPAQGVPASDA, encoded by the coding sequence ATGAACATTTCAAAATTCTTTATCGACCGGCCGATCTTCGCAGGAGTCCTATCGGTGATCATCCTGCTCGGCGGGGTGATCGCGATGTTCCTGCTGCCGATCTCGGAATATCCGGAAGTCGTGCCGCCTTCCGTGATCGTGAAGGCGCAGTATCCGGGCGCGAACCCGAAAGTGATCGCCGAGACGGTCGCGTCGCCGCTTGAAGAACAGATCAACGGCGTCGAGGACATGCTCTACATGCAGTCGCAGGCGAACAGCGACGGCAACATGACGATCACCGTCACGTTCAAGCTGGGCACCGATCCGGACAAGGCCACGCAGCTCGTGCAGAACCGCGTGAACCAGGCGCTGCCGCGCCTGCCGGAAGACGTGCAGCGGCTCGGCATCACGACGGTGAAGAGCTCGCCGACGCTGACGATGGTGGTCCACCTGATCTCGCCGGACAACCGCTACGACATGACCTACCTGCGCAACTACGCGCTGATCAACGTGAAGGATCGCCTGTCGCGGATCCAGGGCGTCGGCCAGGTGCAGCTGTGGGGGTCGGGCGACTACGCGATGCGCGTGTGGCTCGATCCGCAGAAGGTCGCGCAGCGCGGGCTGTCGGCCGAGGACGTCGTGCAGGCGATCCGCGAGCAGAACGTGCAGGTCGCGGCCGGCGTGATCGGCGCGTCGCCGTCGCTGCCCGGCACGCCGCTGCAGTTGTCGGTGAACGCGCGCGGCCGTCTGCAGACGGAAGACGAGTTCGGCGACATCGTCGTGAAGACCACGCCGGACGGCGGCGTCACGCACCTGCGCGACATCGCGCGGATCGAGCTCGACGCATCCGAATACGGGCTGCGCTCGCTGCTCGACAACAAGCCGGCCGTCGCGATGGCGATCAACCAGTCGCCGGGCGCGAACTCGCTGCAGATCTCGGACGAAGTGCGCAAGACGATGGCCGAGCTGAAGCAGGACATGCCGGCGGGCGTCGACTACAAGATCGTCTATGACCCGACGCAGTTCGTGCGTTCGTCGATCAAGGCCGTCGTGCATACGCTGCTCGAAGCAATCGCGCTGGTCGTGATCGTCGTGATCGTGTTCCTGCAGACCTGGCGCGCGTCGCTGATTCCGCTGATCGCGGTGCCGGTGTCGATCATCGGCACGTTCTCGCTGCTGCTCGCATTCGGGTATTCGATCAATGCGCTGTCATTGTTCGGGATGGTGCTCGCGATCGGGATCGTGGTCGACGATGCGATCGTGGTGGTCGAGAACGTCGAGCGCAACATCGAAAGCGGGATGAACGCGCGGCAGGCGACCTACAAGGCGATGCAGGAAGTGAGCGGGCCGATCATCGCGATCGCGCTGACGCTCGTCGCCGTGTTCGTGCCGCTCGCGTTCATGTCGGGCCTGACCGGCCAGTTCTACAAGCAGTTCGCGATGACCATCGCGATCTCGACGGTGATCTCGGCGTTCAACTCGCTGACGCTGTCGCCGGCGCTGTCCGCGATCCTGCTGAAGGGGCATGGCGACAAGGAAGACTGGCTGACGCGCGTGATGAACCGCGTGCTCGGCGGCTTCTTCCGCGGCTTCAACAAGGTGTTCCATCGCGGTGCGGAGAACTACGGCCGCGGCGTGCGCGGCGTGCTGTCGCGCAAGACGCTGATGCTCGGCGTGTACCTCGTGCTGGTGGGCGCGACCGTGCTGGTGTCGAAGGTCGTGCCGGGCGGTTTCGTGCCCGCGCAGGACAAGGAATACCTGATCGCATTCGCGCAGCTGCCGAACGGCGCATCGCTCGACCGTACCGAGAAGGTGATCCGCGACATGGGCTCGATCGCGCTGAAGCAGCCGGGCGTCGAGAGCGCGGTCGCGTTCCCGGGTCTGTCGGTGAACGGTTTCACGAACAGCTCGAGCGCGGGCATCGTGTTCGTCACGCTGAAGCCGTTCTCGGAACGGCATGGCAAGGCGCTGTCGGCGGGCGCGATCGCGGGTGCGCTGAACCAGCAGTACAGCGCGATGAAGGACTCGTTCGTCGCGGTGTTCCCGCCGCCGCCGGTGCTCGGTCTCGGCACGCTCGGCGGGTTCAAGATGCAGATCGAGGATCGCGGTGCGGTCGGCTATGCGCGGCTCGCGGATGCGACCAACGACTTCATCAAGCGCGCGCAGCAGGCGCCGGAACTCGGCCCGTTGTTCACGAGCTACCAGATCAACGTGCCGCAGCTCAACGTCGATCTCGACCGCGTGAAGGCGAAGCAGCTCGGCGTGCCGGTGACCGACGTGTTCAACACGATGCAGGTGTATCTCGGCTCGCTGTACGTGAACGACTTCAACCGCTTCGGGCGCGTGTACCAGGTGCGCGTGCAGGCCGATGCGCCGTTCCGCCAGCGTGCGGACGACATCCTGCAGTTGAAGACGCGCAACGACAAGGGCGAGATGGTGCCGCTGTCGTCGCTCGTCACGGTGACGCCGACGTTCGGCCCCGAAATGGTCGTGCGCTACAACGGCTACACGGCGGCCGACATCAACGGCGGCCCGGCGCCGGGCTTCTCGTCGGGTCAGGCGCAGGCCGCGATCGAGCGCATCGCGCATGAAACGCTGCCGCGCGGCGTGCGGTTCGAGTGGACCGACCTCACGTACCAGCAGATCCTTGCCGGCGATTCGGCGATGTATGTGTTCCCGATCAGCGTGCTGCTCGTGTTCCTCGTGCTCGCCGCGCTGTATGAAAGCCTGACGCTGCCGCTCGCGGTGATCCTGATCGTGCCGATGAGCATTCTGTCGGCGCTGACGGGCGTGTGGCTCACGCAGGGCGACAACAACATCTTCACGCAGATCGGCTTGATGGTGCTGGTGGGGCTGTCGGCGAAGAACGCGATCCTGATCGTCGAATTCGCACGCGAGCTCGAACACGACGGCAGGACGCCGCTCGAGGCCGCGATCGAGGCGAGCCGGCTGCGGCTGCGCCCGATTCTGATGACGTCGATCGCGTTCATCATGGGCGTCGTGCCGCTCGTCACGTCGACGGGGGCCGGTTCGGAAATGCGCCATGCGATGGGTGTCGCGGTGTTCTTCGGGATGCTGGGCGTGACGCTGTTCGGGCTGATGCTGACGCCGGTGTTCTACGTCGTGTTGCGTACGCTGGCAGGCGGCAAGATCCACGTCGCGGGCAAGGACTCGTCCGGCTACGGCGTGCCGGCCCAGGGCGTACCGGCTTCGGATGCTTGA